The proteins below are encoded in one region of Girardinichthys multiradiatus isolate DD_20200921_A chromosome 19, DD_fGirMul_XY1, whole genome shotgun sequence:
- the erg28 gene encoding ergosterol biosynthetic protein 28 homolog, giving the protein MSRFLNVLRSWLVMVSVIAVGNTVQSFRDHSFLSEKLYTGTPEFVNGLQARTFGVWTLLSSIIRCACAIDIQNKTLYHITLWTFVLALGHFLSEAFIYKTAPLTIGVMAPLIVASFSIIGMLIGFQCFPETQEEVGARQKKRN; this is encoded by the exons ATGAGCCGCTTTCTGAACGTCCTCCGGAGCTGGCTGGTGATGGTGTCCGTCATCGCGGTGGGAAACACCGTGCAGAGTTTCAGGGACCACAGCTTCCTCTCAGAGAAGCTCTACACGGGAACACCAGAGTTTG TGAATGGTCTCCAAGCTCGAACGTTTGGTGTTTGGACGTTGCTGTCATCGATTATCCGGTGTGCCTGTGCCATTGATATCCAGAACAAAAC GCTGTATCACATTACTTTATGGACATTTGTGCTAGCACTGGGTCACTTTCTGTCTGAAGCATTCATATACAAAACTGCACCACTGACTATTGGAGTCATGGCACCACTCATTGTTGCAA GTTTCTCCATCATAGGAATGCTCATTGGATTCCAGTGTTTTCCAGAGACTCAGGAGGAAGTAGGAGCACGGCAGAAGAAGCGAAACTAG